A section of the Roseomonas marmotae genome encodes:
- a CDS encoding aspartate aminotransferase family protein translates to MIPALMPTYNRADLAFERGEGAWLWTTDGRRFLDFGSGIATTSIGHAHPHLVRTIAEQAAKVMHTSNLYRVPQAERLAQRLVDTCFADSVFFANSGAEANEGMIKAVRKYHAENGHPERFHTICFEGAFHGRTLATLSATGNEKYLAGFGPPVQGFDHVPFGNMNAVRDAIGPQTAAIMIEPIQGEGGVRPADLRFLRELRAVCDEFGLLLALDEVQTGMGRSGKLWAHQWAGIEPDVMSSAKGIGGGFPLGAVLAKEHVAKHLKPGTHGTTYGGNPLACAAGNAVLDVVLADGFLDQVDGTARYLWQSLSALVERHPAVLTGLRGAGLLLGLQCSDAVTNGDMQAAAVAEGLLTVAAGQNVLRVAPPLIITREHVDEAVAALDRAFTKAAATLQAKAPAK, encoded by the coding sequence GTGATCCCCGCCCTGATGCCGACCTACAACCGCGCCGACCTCGCTTTCGAGCGGGGCGAGGGTGCCTGGCTGTGGACGACGGACGGGCGACGATTCCTGGATTTCGGCTCCGGCATCGCCACCACCTCCATCGGCCATGCGCATCCGCACCTCGTGCGGACCATCGCCGAGCAGGCGGCCAAGGTGATGCATACCTCGAATCTCTACCGCGTGCCGCAGGCCGAGCGCCTGGCGCAGCGGCTGGTCGATACCTGCTTCGCCGACAGTGTCTTCTTCGCCAATTCGGGTGCCGAAGCGAATGAGGGCATGATCAAGGCGGTGCGGAAGTACCATGCCGAGAACGGCCACCCCGAGCGCTTCCACACCATCTGCTTCGAGGGCGCCTTCCACGGCCGCACCCTGGCCACCCTCTCCGCCACCGGCAACGAGAAGTACCTCGCCGGCTTCGGCCCGCCGGTGCAGGGCTTCGACCATGTGCCCTTCGGCAACATGAACGCGGTGCGGGATGCCATCGGCCCGCAGACCGCCGCGATCATGATCGAGCCGATCCAGGGCGAAGGCGGCGTCCGCCCCGCCGACCTGCGCTTCCTGCGGGAGCTGCGCGCGGTCTGCGACGAGTTCGGCCTGCTGCTGGCGCTGGACGAGGTGCAGACCGGCATGGGCCGTTCCGGCAAGCTCTGGGCCCACCAGTGGGCCGGGATCGAGCCTGATGTCATGTCTTCGGCCAAGGGCATCGGCGGCGGCTTCCCGCTGGGCGCCGTCCTGGCCAAGGAGCATGTGGCCAAGCACCTGAAGCCCGGCACCCACGGCACCACCTATGGCGGCAACCCGCTGGCCTGCGCGGCCGGCAATGCCGTGCTGGATGTCGTCCTGGCCGATGGCTTCCTGGACCAGGTGGATGGCACGGCGCGCTACCTCTGGCAGAGCCTCTCGGCCCTGGTGGAGCGCCACCCGGCGGTGCTGACCGGGCTGCGCGGCGCCGGCCTGCTGCTGGGCCTGCAATGTTCGGATGCCGTCACCAACGGCGATATGCAGGCCGCCGCCGTGGCGGAGGGCCTGCTGACCGTCGCCGCTGGCCAGAACGTGCTGCGCGTGGCGCCGCCGCTGATCATCACGCGCGAGCATGTGGACGAGGCCGTGGCGGCGCTGGACCGTGCCTTCACCAAGGCCGCTGCCACGCTGCAGGCCAAGGCGCCGGCCAAGTGA
- a CDS encoding ABC transporter ATP-binding protein produces the protein MSLLSIEGLTVALPKGGDRPHALRDVSLVLEPNEILCVVGESGSGKSMTAGAVMGLLPEGVQAEAGRILFEGRDLLTIPEPEMRKLRGARIGMVFQEPMTALNPLRTIGSQIGEMFRVHTRLSNAERNTRVLALLEQVRIPDPAAAARAFPHELSGGQRQRAMIAMALALEPKLLICDEPTTALDVTTQAQILELIRDLQRRTGTAVLFITHDFGVVADIADRVAVMRHGEVVEQGPAGDILNHPRHPYTRALVAAVPPLAPPPASILAEGEPVLEIRHLSKTYRKSGFLSRNRRVTHAVRDVTLSLPRGGTLGIVGESGSGKSTLARCLVRLLDPEEGSIRIDGQDRLALSRADLRRDARRIQMVFQDPYASLNPRRKVGELVAQGPMIHGTPRAEAMARARELFELVGLDPAGLDRFPHEFSGGQRQRIGLARALAMRPEVLVADEPVSALDVSVQAQVLKLLAGLRQRLGLSMVFITHDLRVAAQLCDHIAVMRQGEVVEEGVTAEIFANPRHEYTRALFAAVPGKGWTPPVAFGAEELV, from the coding sequence ATGAGCCTTCTCTCCATCGAGGGGCTGACCGTGGCCCTGCCCAAAGGTGGCGATCGCCCGCACGCGCTGCGCGATGTCTCGCTGGTGCTGGAGCCCAACGAAATCCTCTGCGTGGTGGGGGAGAGCGGCTCCGGCAAGTCCATGACCGCCGGTGCCGTGATGGGCCTGCTGCCGGAGGGCGTGCAGGCCGAGGCCGGGCGCATCCTCTTCGAGGGGCGCGACCTGCTGACCATCCCGGAGCCGGAGATGCGGAAGCTGCGCGGCGCCCGCATCGGCATGGTCTTTCAGGAGCCGATGACGGCGCTGAACCCGCTGAGGACCATCGGCAGCCAGATCGGCGAGATGTTCCGCGTCCATACGCGGCTCTCCAACGCCGAGCGGAACACGCGGGTGCTGGCGCTGCTGGAGCAGGTGCGCATCCCCGACCCCGCCGCCGCGGCGCGGGCCTTCCCGCATGAACTTTCCGGCGGGCAGCGGCAGCGGGCGATGATCGCCATGGCCCTGGCGCTGGAGCCGAAGCTGCTGATCTGCGACGAGCCGACCACGGCGCTGGATGTGACGACGCAGGCGCAGATCCTGGAGCTGATCCGCGATCTGCAGCGGCGCACCGGCACGGCGGTGCTGTTCATCACCCATGACTTCGGCGTGGTGGCCGATATCGCCGACCGCGTGGCCGTGATGCGCCATGGCGAGGTGGTGGAGCAGGGGCCGGCCGGGGATATCCTGAACCACCCGCGCCACCCCTATACCCGTGCCCTGGTGGCCGCCGTCCCGCCGCTGGCGCCGCCGCCCGCCAGCATCCTGGCGGAAGGGGAGCCGGTGCTGGAGATCCGGCATCTTTCCAAGACCTACCGGAAATCGGGCTTCCTCAGCCGCAACCGCCGCGTGACCCATGCGGTGCGCGACGTCACCCTCAGCCTGCCGCGTGGCGGCACGCTAGGCATCGTGGGGGAGAGCGGTTCCGGCAAGTCCACCCTGGCCCGCTGCCTGGTGCGGCTGCTGGACCCGGAGGAGGGGAGCATCCGCATCGACGGGCAGGACCGGCTGGCGCTCTCGCGCGCCGATCTCCGGCGGGATGCGCGGCGGATCCAGATGGTGTTCCAGGACCCCTATGCGAGCCTGAACCCGCGCCGCAAGGTGGGGGAACTGGTGGCCCAGGGCCCGATGATCCACGGTACCCCACGCGCCGAGGCCATGGCACGGGCGCGCGAGCTGTTCGAGTTGGTGGGGCTGGACCCGGCCGGACTGGACCGCTTCCCGCATGAATTCTCCGGCGGGCAGCGGCAGCGCATCGGCCTGGCGCGGGCGCTGGCCATGCGGCCGGAGGTGCTGGTCGCGGATGAGCCTGTTTCGGCGCTGGATGTCTCGGTGCAGGCGCAGGTCCTGAAGCTGCTGGCCGGGCTTCGCCAGCGCCTGGGGCTGTCGATGGTCTTCATCACCCATGACCTGCGCGTGGCGGCGCAGCTCTGCGACCACATCGCCGTGATGCGCCAGGGCGAGGTGGTGGAGGAAGGCGTCACCGCCGAGATTTTTGCGAACCCGCGCCACGAATATACCCGCGCACTCTTTGCGGCGGTGCCGGGCAAAGGCTGGACGCCGCCTGTGGCCTTCGGGGCGGAAGAGCTGGTCTGA
- a CDS encoding ABC transporter substrate-binding protein, with amino-acid sequence MRITRREALLSGAGLMLAGAWPASHAAAQAAATPRKGGVLTVHLGSEQRILNPALRASTGVYVITSKIIEPLVDLGTSGRPEGVLATSWDASEDGKTITFKLREGVKWHDGKPFTSADVQYSAMEQWKVHLNYGTTLQLYLDAVDTPDEHTAVFRYSRPMPLDLLLRALCDLGYIVPKHVFAGSNVLENPANTAPIGTGPYKFVEYQRGQYVIAERNPDYWRQGFPYLDRIVWRFITDRSAATAALETGSVQISAYNGLPLADLDRLKSDERFEVSTRGVEANVFNNTLEFNTRRKELSDVRVRRAIVHAIDVPFFLENFLYGLGKPATGPIPSLSTDFYPADSAVPYPYDKAKAEALLDEAGYKRGAGGIRFTLRIVPIQNGEDVPLLATFIQQSLQQVGIRVEIVQLDIAGALTAVYRDWNFDLATGWHQYRGDPAVSTTVWYRSGSPKGAPWTNQYGWQSEKVDALIDQAASELDPAKRRALYAEWVKAVNEEIPVAMLTERPFYAVTSRKVQNHHTSPRWDSGDWHDTWLQPG; translated from the coding sequence ATGAGGATCACACGCCGCGAGGCCCTGCTTTCCGGGGCTGGTCTGATGCTGGCAGGCGCATGGCCTGCCTCCCATGCCGCCGCGCAGGCCGCGGCCACGCCGCGCAAGGGCGGCGTCCTCACGGTGCATCTGGGTTCCGAGCAGCGCATCCTGAACCCGGCGCTGCGGGCCTCGACCGGCGTCTACGTCATCACCAGCAAGATCATCGAGCCGCTGGTGGACCTCGGCACCTCCGGCAGGCCGGAAGGCGTGCTGGCGACCTCCTGGGACGCCTCGGAGGATGGCAAGACCATCACCTTCAAGCTGCGCGAGGGGGTAAAGTGGCACGACGGCAAGCCCTTCACCTCGGCCGATGTGCAGTATTCCGCGATGGAACAGTGGAAGGTGCACCTGAACTACGGCACCACGCTGCAACTCTACCTCGACGCCGTGGACACGCCGGACGAGCACACGGCGGTCTTCCGCTACTCCCGCCCCATGCCGCTGGACCTGCTGCTGCGCGCGCTCTGCGACCTCGGCTACATCGTGCCGAAGCATGTCTTCGCCGGCAGCAATGTGCTGGAGAATCCGGCCAATACCGCGCCGATCGGCACCGGCCCCTACAAGTTCGTGGAATACCAGCGCGGGCAGTACGTCATCGCGGAACGCAACCCGGATTACTGGCGCCAGGGCTTCCCCTATCTGGACCGCATCGTCTGGCGCTTCATCACCGACCGCTCCGCCGCCACCGCGGCGCTGGAGACCGGATCGGTGCAGATCTCGGCCTATAACGGCCTGCCGCTGGCGGATCTGGACCGGCTGAAGAGCGATGAGCGCTTTGAGGTCTCGACCCGCGGCGTGGAAGCCAATGTCTTCAACAACACGCTGGAGTTCAACACGCGCCGGAAGGAACTCTCCGACGTACGCGTGCGCCGCGCCATCGTGCACGCCATCGACGTGCCCTTCTTCCTGGAGAACTTCCTCTACGGCCTGGGCAAGCCGGCCACCGGGCCGATCCCCTCGCTCTCCACCGATTTCTATCCCGCCGACTCCGCCGTGCCCTATCCCTATGACAAGGCGAAGGCCGAGGCCCTGCTGGACGAGGCCGGCTACAAGCGCGGCGCCGGCGGCATCCGCTTCACGCTGAGGATCGTGCCGATCCAGAACGGCGAGGACGTGCCGCTGCTGGCCACCTTCATCCAGCAGTCGCTGCAGCAGGTGGGCATCCGGGTCGAGATCGTGCAGCTCGACATCGCCGGGGCGCTGACGGCGGTCTATCGCGACTGGAACTTCGACCTCGCCACCGGCTGGCACCAGTATCGCGGCGATCCCGCGGTCTCGACCACTGTCTGGTATCGCTCTGGCAGCCCGAAGGGCGCGCCCTGGACCAACCAATATGGCTGGCAGTCCGAGAAGGTGGACGCGCTGATCGACCAGGCCGCCAGCGAGCTGGACCCGGCGAAGCGCCGCGCGCTCTACGCCGAATGGGTCAAGGCGGTGAACGAGGAGATTCCGGTGGCCATGCTGACGGAGCGGCCCTTCTACGCCGTCACCAGTCGGAAGGTGCAGAACCACCATACCTCGCCGCGCTGGGACTCCGGCGACTGGCACGACACCTGGCTGCAGCCGGGCTGA
- a CDS encoding ABC transporter permease, with the protein MGFLRRYLRSPAAVIGLLLLLTVVAMAISAPWVFPRDPLSLAGRPLQWPGANPRFWLGTDNTGRDIAAQIFHGARVSLLIALVATVISIGIGIVVGAIAGFYGGWVDDALMRVTEAFQTLPNFILLLVLVAVFGSDIRTVTIAIGIVSWPPSARLTRAEFLSLRSREFVQACRVLGMRDARIIFREILPNALPPVIVYASVIMAVAILLESSLAFLNLSDPNVPSWGNLIGAGRGVLRVQWYVSAIPGVAILLTVLAVSLVGQGLNDALNPRLKSR; encoded by the coding sequence ATGGGATTCCTGCGTCGCTACCTCCGCAGCCCTGCCGCGGTGATCGGGCTGCTGCTGCTCCTGACGGTGGTGGCCATGGCCATCAGCGCGCCCTGGGTCTTCCCGCGCGACCCGCTCTCCCTCGCCGGGCGGCCGCTGCAATGGCCGGGGGCGAATCCCCGCTTCTGGCTGGGGACGGACAATACCGGCCGTGACATCGCCGCCCAGATCTTCCATGGCGCGCGCGTCTCCCTGCTGATCGCGCTGGTGGCGACCGTCATCTCCATCGGCATCGGCATCGTGGTGGGCGCCATCGCCGGCTTCTATGGCGGCTGGGTGGATGACGCGCTGATGCGCGTGACCGAAGCCTTCCAGACCCTGCCGAACTTCATCCTGCTGCTGGTGCTGGTGGCGGTCTTCGGCTCCGACATTCGCACGGTGACGATCGCCATCGGCATCGTATCCTGGCCGCCATCGGCGCGGCTGACGCGAGCCGAATTCCTTTCCCTGCGCTCGCGTGAGTTCGTGCAGGCCTGCCGCGTACTGGGGATGCGCGACGCGCGCATCATCTTCCGCGAGATCCTGCCCAATGCCCTGCCGCCGGTCATCGTCTATGCCAGCGTCATCATGGCGGTGGCGATCCTGCTGGAAAGCTCCCTGGCCTTCCTCAATCTTTCCGATCCCAATGTCCCGTCCTGGGGCAATCTGATCGGCGCCGGCCGGGGCGTGCTGCGCGTGCAGTGGTATGTCTCCGCCATCCCCGGCGTGGCGATCCTGCTGACGGTGCTGGCGGTCTCGCTGGTCGGGCAGGGATTGAACGACGCGCTGAACCCGAGGCTGAAATCCCGATGA
- a CDS encoding DUF6270 domain-containing protein, whose product MRFDIFGSCVSRDPFDFLAPTGHDVLFYAARQSFVGLRDEPVRYDPAWYADLPPFERRCVFMDLEKSEEYFRFSADADYLIVDFIDERFDLMQVGSSHVAATRHVLKEPFLAFHQDRLQRRRRLHPPILDDWRRGAEYFMERATRRFAPERIILHEARWSSHFRTVEGELLPFDEKVRARVAPSNELLKHYHENFRALLPSCLTLRVPDEFLFADPQHRWSKEPFHYIPAYYSAFLDLLNQAVEKNRC is encoded by the coding sequence ATGCGCTTTGATATCTTCGGCAGTTGCGTCTCCCGCGATCCTTTCGACTTCCTTGCCCCGACCGGACATGACGTATTGTTCTACGCGGCACGGCAATCCTTCGTAGGCTTGCGGGACGAGCCTGTCCGATACGACCCGGCCTGGTATGCCGACCTGCCGCCCTTCGAGCGGCGCTGCGTCTTCATGGATCTCGAGAAAAGCGAGGAATATTTCCGCTTCTCAGCCGATGCCGACTACCTGATCGTCGATTTCATCGACGAGCGCTTCGACCTGATGCAAGTCGGCTCCAGCCATGTCGCGGCCACGCGGCACGTGCTCAAGGAACCCTTCCTGGCCTTTCACCAGGATCGTCTGCAACGCCGCCGGCGGCTGCATCCGCCCATCCTGGATGACTGGCGGCGCGGCGCCGAGTATTTCATGGAGCGCGCCACCCGCCGCTTCGCGCCCGAACGGATCATCCTTCACGAAGCCCGCTGGTCCAGCCATTTCCGCACGGTCGAGGGCGAGCTGCTGCCCTTCGATGAGAAGGTCCGGGCCCGCGTCGCGCCCAGCAACGAATTGCTGAAGCATTATCACGAGAACTTCCGGGCCCTGCTGCCCTCATGCCTGACGCTGCGGGTGCCGGATGAATTCCTCTTCGCCGACCCGCAGCATCGCTGGAGCAAGGAGCCCTTCCACTACATCCCCGCCTATTACAGCGCCTTCCTGGACCTTCTGAACCAGGCGGTGGAGAAGAACCGCTGCTGA
- a CDS encoding ABC transporter permease — protein MRILALALRRLAASLPTLLLILIGLFLLLQLAPGDTVDALMAQMGGGDPAMMEQLRSFYGLDAPVLVQLARYLLRLVQLDLGFSAIYGKPVSTVILERLPVTLLLMGTSLCFAFAGGMALGVLAARRVNKWPDALISTLGLIFYATPSFWFGMMGIVVFAIKLAWLPAGGFEEIGAGHTGLARVLDIAHHLVLPVTTLALIFLATYLRIMRASMLEVLSLDFVRTARAKGLSQTGVLLRHVLRNALLPGLTLIGLQAGTMLGGSVVVESVFNLPGLGRLAYESVVQRDLNTLLGIVFVSALLVILVNFVIDLLYAKLDPRITAGR, from the coding sequence ATGCGCATCCTGGCCCTTGCGCTGCGCCGGCTGGCCGCGAGCCTGCCGACGCTGCTGCTGATCCTGATCGGCCTCTTCCTGCTGTTGCAGCTGGCGCCCGGCGATACCGTCGATGCGCTGATGGCGCAGATGGGCGGCGGCGACCCGGCGATGATGGAGCAGCTCCGCAGCTTCTATGGCCTGGATGCGCCGGTGCTGGTGCAGCTGGCGCGCTATCTGCTGCGGCTGGTGCAACTGGATCTCGGCTTCTCCGCCATCTACGGCAAGCCCGTCTCCACCGTGATCCTGGAGCGGCTGCCGGTGACGCTGCTGCTGATGGGCACCTCGCTCTGCTTCGCCTTCGCGGGCGGCATGGCGCTGGGCGTGCTGGCGGCGCGGCGGGTCAACAAGTGGCCGGATGCGCTGATCTCGACGCTCGGCCTGATCTTCTACGCCACGCCGTCCTTCTGGTTCGGCATGATGGGGATCGTGGTCTTCGCCATCAAGCTCGCCTGGCTGCCGGCCGGCGGCTTCGAGGAGATCGGCGCCGGCCATACCGGCCTCGCGCGGGTGCTGGACATCGCGCATCACCTGGTGCTGCCGGTGACCACGCTGGCGCTGATCTTCCTGGCGACCTACCTGCGGATCATGCGCGCCTCCATGCTGGAGGTGCTGAGCCTGGACTTCGTCCGCACCGCCCGCGCCAAGGGGCTGAGCCAGACGGGGGTGCTGCTGCGCCATGTGCTGCGCAACGCGCTGCTGCCGGGGCTGACGCTGATCGGCCTGCAGGCCGGCACCATGCTGGGTGGCTCGGTGGTGGTGGAAAGCGTCTTCAACCTGCCCGGGCTTGGGCGGCTGGCCTATGAATCCGTGGTGCAGCGGGATCTGAACACCCTGCTCGGCATCGTCTTCGTCTCCGCCCTGCTGGTGATCCTCGTGAACTTCGTTATCGACCTGCTCTACGCCAAGCTCGACCCACGCATCACGGCGGGGCGGTGA